In the genome of Coraliomargarita algicola, one region contains:
- a CDS encoding efflux RND transporter permease subunit produces MLNQLIRFSLSQRLLICLLAVIVLVLGTKTATELPVEVLPDLTKPTVTILTEAPGFAPEEVETLVSIPLENSLMATTGVSRIRSVNDVGLSLIFVEFDWGTDIYQARQFVQERLAGADESIPEGVNPYMTPVASLMGNILLVGIADPTGEIAPRDLRTLADWTVGRRLQSISGIAEVLSMGGGVKQIQVQPDPDRMRAHDVNFEQIHAAAANSVKNTTGGFLTESAQEIMVRNLAMTTELSDIANTVVTYEDDRPVRLGDVAELTWDIQPMRGDAGMGSKTISNGESVTGYPGVILSVTKSPGFDTIALTGHVESALEELKTALPAGVEIVTLYRQADFINLSVGNLKEALLDGAIMVALILFIFLFNIRITLITLTAIPLSLAATILVFAAFDLSVNSMTLGGLAVAIGMVVDDAIVDVENVYRRLRENAALARPQSRLEVIARASAEVRSSILYATVLIILVFLPLLALSGVEGRLFSPIAIATIVSMAASFLVSLTVIPVLCSLLLNPAAGKVHRDGFVVRSLKRFYGATWLRLSLSQPLLVLALTGVLLFVGYGAVIRMGGNFLPAFREPTALIATTTAPGTSLKHTTELSETAQNLLLQIPEVETVGYRVGRAERGDHVVPVSTVEFDVEFTDESARSRDEVLAEIRDVMRTIPGTFSALSTPLADRIGHMLSGVSAKVAVKIYGPDLAELRRLGNEVTEIARAIPGLEEARAEQQALIPQLRIEVNRDRALAYGITPGELNTQLAALMGGEVVGEVYEGQRVYDLVVRLPAQWRESPERLANLYIDTQSGQRVPLSSVADIRQAKGPNTILRENTLRRFVVSINPTVSDLNQAVEALQEAVATQLKLPLGYTVSFEGEYQAQQEARRTILIMCSLILLLIVFLLYSYFKTFSFVVVVLTIIPISLVGGIFYTSLTLNNISIATLVGFIAVTGIAARNNIMLLSHYLHLMRHEAEAFSKAMVIRGTQERLVPILMTAISAGLALVPLLLAADEAGKEILNPVAIVIVGGLISSTLLGLAVTPAIFYTFCRQSAEKSIRLESAASE; encoded by the coding sequence ATGTTGAATCAACTGATACGTTTTTCGCTCTCGCAGCGTTTGTTGATCTGCTTGCTCGCGGTCATCGTGCTGGTCTTGGGCACCAAGACGGCGACCGAGTTGCCGGTGGAGGTGCTGCCCGATCTGACCAAGCCTACCGTGACTATTTTGACGGAAGCGCCTGGCTTTGCGCCGGAAGAGGTGGAGACGCTGGTCTCGATCCCTTTGGAGAATTCCTTGATGGCGACGACGGGGGTGTCGCGCATACGCTCCGTCAACGATGTCGGGTTGTCGCTGATCTTTGTGGAATTCGATTGGGGCACCGACATCTACCAAGCGCGTCAATTCGTGCAGGAACGATTGGCCGGTGCCGACGAATCGATACCTGAAGGTGTGAACCCATACATGACGCCGGTGGCTTCTTTGATGGGCAACATTCTCCTGGTGGGCATCGCCGATCCGACTGGCGAGATTGCGCCGCGTGACTTGCGCACACTGGCGGATTGGACCGTGGGCCGCCGCCTGCAATCCATCTCCGGTATCGCCGAAGTGCTCTCGATGGGCGGTGGCGTAAAGCAAATACAAGTGCAGCCCGATCCGGATCGCATGCGCGCACACGATGTCAACTTTGAGCAGATTCATGCGGCGGCGGCCAACTCGGTCAAAAACACCACCGGCGGCTTTCTCACGGAGTCTGCGCAAGAGATCATGGTGCGCAACCTTGCGATGACGACCGAACTCTCGGACATCGCCAACACGGTGGTGACCTACGAAGACGACCGTCCCGTGCGGCTCGGTGACGTCGCGGAATTGACTTGGGATATTCAGCCGATGCGCGGGGATGCCGGTATGGGCTCGAAGACGATCTCCAACGGCGAGTCGGTCACCGGTTACCCGGGTGTGATTCTTAGTGTGACCAAGTCGCCCGGCTTCGATACCATCGCACTCACCGGTCACGTCGAGTCCGCGCTGGAAGAATTGAAAACCGCACTGCCCGCAGGTGTCGAAATTGTAACGCTCTATCGCCAAGCCGATTTTATCAACCTTTCCGTCGGTAATTTGAAAGAAGCCCTGCTGGATGGAGCCATTATGGTGGCTTTGATCCTATTTATATTTTTGTTTAATATACGGATCACTCTGATCACTTTGACCGCGATCCCGCTATCGCTTGCTGCGACCATTTTGGTCTTTGCCGCCTTTGATTTGAGTGTGAACTCGATGACCCTGGGGGGCCTCGCCGTGGCCATTGGTATGGTGGTGGACGATGCCATCGTGGACGTGGAAAATGTGTATCGGCGCCTGCGGGAAAACGCCGCCTTGGCGCGGCCGCAGTCGCGCCTCGAAGTCATCGCGCGGGCCTCCGCCGAGGTGCGTTCCTCCATTCTGTATGCCACGGTGTTGATCATCTTAGTCTTCTTGCCGCTGCTCGCGTTGAGTGGGGTAGAAGGGCGCTTGTTTTCTCCGATCGCGATTGCGACCATTGTCAGCATGGCCGCTTCGTTCCTAGTCTCGTTGACCGTGATTCCGGTGCTGTGCTCGCTATTGCTCAATCCCGCAGCGGGCAAAGTGCACCGCGATGGGTTTGTGGTGCGCAGCTTGAAGCGTTTTTATGGCGCGACCTGGTTGCGTCTATCGCTCTCGCAACCTTTGTTAGTGCTGGCGCTGACAGGAGTACTCTTGTTTGTCGGTTATGGTGCGGTGATTCGTATGGGGGGCAACTTCCTGCCCGCCTTTCGTGAGCCCACGGCCTTGATTGCCACCACCACCGCGCCCGGCACCTCGCTGAAGCATACCACCGAACTCTCCGAAACCGCGCAGAATTTATTGCTGCAAATACCCGAAGTCGAAACCGTGGGCTATCGCGTCGGCCGTGCCGAGCGGGGCGACCACGTAGTGCCGGTGTCGACCGTGGAGTTTGACGTCGAGTTTACCGACGAGAGTGCCCGCAGTCGCGACGAAGTTTTGGCGGAAATCCGCGATGTCATGCGCACCATACCCGGCACCTTCAGCGCGCTCAGCACGCCCTTGGCCGATCGCATCGGACACATGTTGAGTGGGGTGTCCGCCAAGGTTGCGGTTAAAATCTACGGGCCTGACCTCGCCGAGTTACGACGTCTGGGCAACGAGGTCACCGAGATCGCCCGCGCCATTCCCGGCCTGGAAGAGGCACGCGCCGAGCAGCAAGCATTGATCCCGCAACTGCGCATCGAGGTGAACCGCGACCGTGCGCTCGCTTACGGCATCACTCCCGGTGAGTTAAATACGCAACTGGCCGCATTGATGGGCGGCGAAGTGGTGGGCGAAGTCTACGAAGGCCAGCGTGTGTACGATCTGGTGGTACGACTGCCGGCACAGTGGCGTGAGTCGCCCGAGCGTTTAGCGAATCTCTACATCGATACCCAGAGCGGGCAGCGCGTGCCGCTCAGTTCGGTGGCCGACATCCGCCAGGCCAAGGGGCCCAATACCATTTTGCGCGAAAATACACTGCGCCGCTTTGTGGTTTCGATCAACCCCACCGTGAGCGATCTCAATCAGGCGGTGGAAGCGCTGCAAGAGGCTGTGGCGACACAGCTGAAGTTGCCGCTCGGATACACCGTCTCCTTCGAGGGCGAGTATCAAGCGCAGCAAGAGGCGCGTCGCACCATTCTGATCATGTGTTCGCTGATCCTGCTGCTGATCGTGTTCCTGCTCTATAGCTACTTTAAAACATTCAGCTTTGTCGTGGTGGTGCTCACCATCATTCCGATCTCTTTGGTCGGTGGGATCTTCTATACCAGCCTGACGCTCAACAATATCAGCATCGCCACCTTAGTCGGTTTCATCGCCGTCACCGGGATCGCTGCGCGCAATAACATCATGTTGCTCTCGCACTATTTGCACCTGATGCGCCACGAGGCTGAAGCCTTTTCCAAGGCCATGGTGATTCGTGGCACCCAAGAGCGCCTGGTGCCGATTCTGATGACCGCTATCTCCGCCGGACTCGCCTTGGTGCCGCTGCTGCTGGCCGCCGATGAGGCCGGCAAAGAAATTCTCAATCCCGTGGCGATTGTCATCGTCGGGGGCCTGATCAGCTCCACGCTGCTCGGCCTCGCAGTGACGCCCGCCATTTTCTACACTTTCTGTCGCCAGTCGGCAGAGAAATCCATCCGCCTCGAATCCGCTGCTTCTGAGTAG
- a CDS encoding efflux RND transporter periplasmic adaptor subunit — protein sequence MNTFYTKAACWAGALISFFPLLQASNRAANTVILDESGVRNLRILTEEADYRNFSTTVFAIGRIEELPSHRAVLSTRVAGRVKAIHFFEGDYVKKGEVVARIETRQLGDPPPAIDLLAPQDGLVVTSHIRLGQPVEPDSELMDISDRSVMWAVARIPEQEAAGVAVGSKAHIRVPALGDMMIEGRLKRFGVNADRESGTVEGIFEIPNAEGRLRPGMRAEFSVVLQEREDVIAVPREAVQGDPSNRVVFVTDFDLDNAFVRVPVILGESNDRYVEVTSGLFPGDEVVTRGAYSLMFAGGGAGISLKEALDAAHGHEHNEDGSEMTDADRARKAAEARAARGDVPNAEPAKTSQFLMVYAALITLVSIILWQRLLQRKTEGAA from the coding sequence ATGAATACATTTTATACAAAAGCGGCCTGCTGGGCGGGCGCACTGATCTCTTTTTTTCCGCTGCTGCAGGCATCCAATCGTGCAGCCAATACCGTGATCCTGGATGAGAGCGGGGTGCGGAATTTACGCATCCTGACCGAGGAAGCGGACTATCGAAATTTTTCGACCACGGTCTTTGCGATCGGACGGATCGAGGAGTTGCCCTCGCATCGTGCGGTGCTGTCCACGCGGGTCGCCGGGCGGGTGAAGGCGATTCATTTCTTTGAAGGCGACTACGTTAAAAAGGGTGAGGTGGTCGCGCGTATTGAGACCCGTCAGTTGGGCGATCCGCCCCCCGCGATCGATTTGCTGGCGCCGCAAGACGGGCTGGTAGTGACTTCTCACATACGTCTGGGGCAGCCGGTCGAGCCGGATTCGGAGTTAATGGACATCTCCGATCGTTCAGTGATGTGGGCGGTGGCGCGCATCCCCGAACAGGAAGCGGCGGGTGTCGCGGTTGGCTCGAAGGCGCACATTCGAGTGCCTGCCTTGGGCGATATGATGATCGAGGGCCGCTTGAAGCGTTTCGGAGTGAATGCCGATCGTGAGTCGGGCACGGTGGAGGGCATCTTTGAAATCCCCAATGCTGAGGGACGCTTGCGCCCCGGTATGCGGGCGGAGTTTTCGGTGGTGTTGCAAGAGCGTGAGGATGTGATCGCTGTGCCGCGCGAGGCGGTGCAGGGCGATCCTTCGAATCGCGTGGTGTTTGTAACCGACTTCGATTTGGACAATGCCTTTGTGCGGGTACCTGTCATTTTAGGCGAAAGTAATGACCGTTATGTTGAAGTGACTTCCGGCTTGTTTCCCGGCGACGAAGTGGTGACGCGCGGAGCGTATTCACTGATGTTTGCTGGCGGGGGGGCGGGCATCTCATTGAAGGAAGCACTGGATGCGGCGCATGGGCATGAGCACAATGAGGACGGCTCCGAGATGACCGATGCTGACCGTGCACGCAAGGCGGCGGAGGCGCGGGCGGCACGGGGAGACGTGCCGAATGCCGAGCCGGCCAAGACCAGTCAGTTCCTCATGGTTTACGCTGCGCTGATTACACTCGTATCGATTATTCTGTGGCAGCGTTTGCTGCAGCGCAAAACAGAGGGAGCGGCTTAA
- a CDS encoding TolC family protein, translating into MYTKFYFMRALLCVALLIGAGELSAQSKVQLSSEQAVQLALENQPLLLAAQAVVAQAEGRLLQAGRLSNPELGLSYQGDQAFNDEGEQNFGLAFTQRFPVTNRLKLERALAQKEIEVARAEIEEQMRELKLQVRLAVVTLATTQAEWALRSQLTELNRNFLKFIESRVQAGEASTVEVDQLQMALYVTEQEAHHLEHQLIADRAALNELMGMPADYEFELSTPLAMPTQAPRFPEFSQARLEQHPSYRLRQLLLELAEGRIASARAERWADVAVQIFYQEERSMDAPEGLGRGRSFGLGISVPLPLHDRNQGNIAASRAARNEMQWRLQSIASKLQIEAKLQSELASELYHQAEKYETQLRAVLDRNAAAMQTAYTNGQISLPELFQSQEQQLKIQSTQIEVLSELKKSKIRWSAATDVELAGL; encoded by the coding sequence ATGTATACAAAATTTTATTTTATGCGCGCGCTGCTTTGCGTTGCGTTATTGATCGGGGCAGGAGAGCTGTCCGCACAATCAAAAGTTCAGCTGAGTTCGGAACAAGCCGTGCAATTGGCGCTGGAAAATCAGCCCTTGTTGCTGGCGGCACAAGCCGTGGTGGCACAGGCAGAGGGGCGCTTATTGCAAGCGGGCCGACTGAGCAATCCGGAGCTGGGCTTGAGCTATCAGGGCGATCAGGCCTTTAACGATGAGGGCGAGCAGAATTTCGGACTTGCCTTTACGCAGCGCTTCCCGGTTACAAATCGTCTGAAGCTGGAGCGGGCACTCGCTCAGAAAGAAATCGAAGTCGCGCGCGCCGAGATCGAGGAGCAGATGCGTGAGCTTAAGTTGCAAGTGCGACTGGCGGTGGTGACGCTAGCCACCACGCAGGCGGAGTGGGCGCTGCGCTCGCAGTTGACTGAGCTGAATCGAAATTTCCTTAAGTTTATCGAGTCGCGCGTGCAGGCCGGTGAGGCATCGACGGTGGAAGTCGACCAGTTGCAGATGGCCTTGTATGTGACCGAGCAAGAGGCGCATCACTTGGAGCATCAATTGATTGCGGACCGCGCTGCGCTGAATGAGTTGATGGGGATGCCGGCGGACTACGAGTTTGAGCTCAGCACTCCGCTGGCCATGCCGACGCAAGCGCCGAGATTTCCAGAGTTTAGTCAAGCGCGATTGGAACAACATCCGAGCTATCGCTTGCGGCAACTACTTTTAGAACTGGCGGAAGGCCGCATCGCCAGTGCGCGCGCTGAGCGGTGGGCCGATGTGGCTGTTCAAATCTTTTATCAAGAGGAGCGCAGTATGGATGCGCCCGAGGGGCTGGGGCGTGGCCGTTCTTTTGGACTGGGGATCTCGGTGCCACTGCCGCTGCATGATCGTAATCAGGGCAATATCGCGGCGAGTCGTGCGGCCCGCAACGAAATGCAGTGGCGCCTACAGTCGATCGCTTCGAAGTTGCAAATTGAAGCAAAGCTACAATCTGAGCTCGCCAGTGAGCTATATCATCAGGCCGAGAAATATGAAACGCAATTGCGGGCGGTGCTGGACCGCAATGCCGCGGCCATGCAGACGGCCTACACCAATGGTCAGATTAGTCTGCCCGAATTGTTTCAAAGTCAGGAGCAACAGCTCAAAATTCAATCCACTCAAATCGAGGTGCTGAGTGAACTTAAAAAATCTAAAATCCGTTGGTCTGCCGCCACTGATGTCGAGCTAGCCGGATTATAA
- a CDS encoding DEAD/DEAH box helicase codes for MSTFQSLGLSQKLTTELARLKLHTPSDIQAQACAPLTAQRDAWLSAPTGSGKTLAYLLPLLNQIEVDTTDLQVVVLAPTQELAVQIHDCIRQLDATGNLAIRSQLLIGNASAKRQKEKLKQKPHIVVGSCGRMLELSRIGKLKLHKCRAVCIDEADNLLAEDHIEDLEALLKMMPRDRQLVFASATDKSDTFRIAESLGKAVQWIRGQAIVSEVEVEHFYIESSFHRKTDILGKLLRHLQAARALIFTHRNITAEEIGEGLEKYELGHTVLHGGMSKFDRQMALKQFRKGTATVLIASDIAARGLDIKGLTHIINFDLPTLSDDYIHRAGRTGRMGAAGMAISIVTDEDAKLVQRYERDLHITVQALDL; via the coding sequence ATGTCTACTTTTCAATCACTCGGACTTTCGCAAAAACTCACTACCGAGTTAGCACGACTCAAGCTCCACACACCCTCGGATATTCAGGCGCAGGCTTGTGCGCCTCTCACTGCACAGCGCGATGCATGGCTCAGCGCCCCCACTGGAAGCGGCAAAACACTGGCCTACCTGCTGCCCTTGCTGAATCAAATCGAGGTCGACACGACAGACTTGCAGGTAGTGGTCCTAGCCCCCACCCAAGAACTCGCGGTGCAAATCCACGACTGTATTCGACAATTGGACGCGACTGGCAATCTCGCCATTCGTAGCCAGCTCTTAATCGGCAATGCATCTGCGAAACGTCAAAAAGAAAAGCTGAAACAAAAGCCACACATTGTCGTCGGCTCCTGCGGCCGCATGCTGGAACTCAGCCGCATTGGCAAACTGAAGCTGCACAAATGCCGCGCAGTCTGTATCGACGAGGCCGACAACCTACTGGCCGAAGATCACATCGAAGATCTGGAAGCTTTGCTCAAAATGATGCCCCGCGACCGCCAGCTCGTGTTCGCCTCCGCCACCGATAAGAGCGACACCTTTCGAATCGCCGAATCGCTAGGCAAAGCGGTGCAATGGATTCGCGGCCAAGCCATCGTCTCGGAAGTCGAAGTGGAGCACTTTTACATCGAGTCCAGCTTTCACCGCAAGACCGACATCTTGGGCAAGCTACTGCGACACTTGCAAGCGGCGCGCGCGCTCATTTTTACTCATCGCAATATCACCGCCGAAGAAATCGGCGAAGGGCTGGAGAAATACGAGCTAGGCCACACGGTGCTGCATGGCGGCATGAGCAAATTCGACCGCCAGATGGCGCTCAAACAATTCCGCAAAGGCACAGCCACAGTATTGATCGCCTCCGATATCGCTGCCCGCGGCTTAGACATCAAGGGTCTCACTCACATCATAAACTTCGACCTCCCCACGCTGTCCGACGACTATATCCACCGCGCCGGGCGCACAGGCCGCATGGGCGCCGCGGGCATGGCGATCTCCATCGTAACCGATGAAGATGCCAAACTCGTCCAACGCTACGAGCGCGACCTACACATCACTGTGCAAGCGCTCGACTTGTAA
- a CDS encoding 5'-nucleotidase, lipoprotein e(P4) family produces MKKTPHSLKRLLISSAAVAASLQFLTGCVTHAPERISDQSTQAVLWLQNSGEYQALCYQAFNAAKDAVDQAKASQTKPWAVVVDLDETMLDNSPYAAWLLHNQDSYASATWAAWCEAAEAPALPGALEFAKYVIAQGGALFYVSNRSDEVFDATVKNLQALGFPEPTASRVFLKTDTSNKQARFQKVTDAGYEIVLMIGDNLNDFPEIGTWHQANEPRNQATASYQSEFGQRFIVLPNPSYGDWEAGMADGYHGLSAAEKLKLRSESLKPWSGE; encoded by the coding sequence ATGAAGAAAACTCCACACAGCCTTAAACGCCTACTCATCAGCTCTGCCGCAGTCGCCGCCAGCCTACAATTTTTGACTGGCTGCGTGACACATGCCCCGGAGCGCATCTCCGACCAAAGCACTCAAGCGGTGCTCTGGTTGCAAAACTCAGGCGAGTATCAGGCGCTCTGCTATCAGGCCTTCAACGCCGCCAAAGACGCCGTCGATCAAGCAAAGGCAAGCCAAACTAAACCCTGGGCCGTGGTCGTCGACCTGGACGAGACCATGCTCGACAACAGCCCCTATGCGGCGTGGCTCTTACACAATCAAGACAGCTATGCTTCCGCGACTTGGGCCGCATGGTGTGAGGCCGCCGAGGCCCCCGCCCTTCCGGGCGCGCTGGAGTTTGCAAAATACGTGATCGCGCAAGGCGGCGCACTTTTCTATGTGTCCAATCGCTCCGATGAGGTATTCGACGCAACTGTCAAGAACCTACAAGCGCTCGGCTTCCCCGAGCCCACTGCCAGCCGCGTATTCTTAAAAACGGATACATCCAACAAACAAGCTCGCTTCCAAAAAGTCACCGACGCCGGCTACGAGATCGTCCTAATGATCGGCGACAATCTCAACGACTTCCCCGAAATCGGCACCTGGCACCAAGCCAACGAGCCGCGCAATCAAGCCACCGCGAGCTACCAATCCGAATTCGGACAACGCTTCATCGTATTGCCCAACCCTTCCTACGGGGATTGGGAAGCCGGCATGGCTGACGGTTACCATGGCCTCAGCGCCGCAGAGAAACTCAAGCTGCGCAGCGAAAGCTTGAAGCCTTGGTCGGGAGAATAA
- the pyrC gene encoding dihydroorotase, producing MEFTINSPIDMHLHLREGAMLERVTPLTSEHFSAAIIMPNLVPPVDNLERLLQYRQEIEAARGDDVFDPLMMLFFRQYSEAELLAAREHIFGIKLYPAGATTNSEAGVKALDEVEETFALMEKMGIPLMIHGETHGFVMDREKEFLPVYAKLAEKFPKLKITMEHITTRDAVELLDRYENLYATVTLHHLVITLNDVAGGLLNPHLFCKPIAKRPEDREALLQAALAGHPKLMFGSDSAPHPISKKECCGCAAGLFTAPVCLPTLVELFEQHDALGNLQAFVSGNAQRIHGFTPPAKTVKLEKIGMDMPARYGDVVPYRAGETLPWAVTDIS from the coding sequence ATGGAATTTACGATCAATTCGCCAATCGATATGCACTTGCACCTGCGTGAGGGGGCCATGCTAGAGCGCGTCACGCCGCTCACTTCCGAGCATTTCTCGGCAGCCATCATTATGCCGAACCTGGTGCCTCCGGTTGATAATTTGGAGCGTCTGCTGCAATATCGTCAGGAAATCGAGGCGGCTCGGGGTGATGACGTGTTCGACCCGTTGATGATGCTCTTTTTTCGTCAATATTCCGAAGCGGAACTGCTGGCGGCGCGTGAGCATATATTCGGCATCAAGCTCTATCCCGCTGGTGCGACCACCAACAGCGAGGCGGGCGTTAAGGCGCTGGACGAGGTGGAAGAGACCTTTGCCTTGATGGAGAAAATGGGGATCCCGCTGATGATTCATGGAGAAACCCACGGTTTCGTAATGGATCGTGAAAAGGAATTTCTGCCCGTGTATGCTAAACTGGCTGAGAAATTCCCCAAATTGAAAATCACCATGGAGCACATCACCACGCGTGATGCGGTCGAGCTGCTCGATCGCTACGAGAATTTATATGCCACGGTCACGCTGCATCACTTGGTGATCACGCTGAACGATGTGGCGGGGGGGCTGCTCAATCCACATTTATTTTGTAAGCCCATCGCAAAGCGTCCTGAGGACCGCGAAGCATTGTTGCAGGCTGCACTGGCGGGGCATCCCAAGCTTATGTTTGGCAGTGATTCCGCGCCGCACCCGATTTCCAAGAAGGAGTGTTGTGGCTGTGCGGCGGGGCTGTTCACCGCGCCGGTTTGCTTGCCGACTCTGGTTGAACTCTTTGAGCAACACGATGCCTTGGGAAATCTACAAGCCTTTGTCAGTGGTAATGCCCAGCGGATTCACGGTTTTACGCCACCTGCCAAGACGGTGAAGCTGGAAAAGATCGGTATGGACATGCCGGCGCGCTACGGCGATGTGGTGCCCTATCGAGCGGGCGAGACTTTGCCTTGGGCAGTGACAGATATTTCCTAA
- a CDS encoding cold-shock protein has product MSTGNVKWFDAEKGYGFITPEDGGKDLFVHHSEIKMDGYASLEDGQKVSFEIGSGPKGPCATEVAPA; this is encoded by the coding sequence ATGAGCACAGGAAATGTAAAATGGTTCGACGCCGAAAAAGGCTACGGATTCATCACACCAGAAGACGGCGGCAAAGATCTCTTTGTCCACCACTCTGAAATCAAAATGGACGGCTATGCCTCCCTCGAAGACGGCCAGAAAGTATCCTTCGAAATCGGCAGTGGTCCTAAGGGACCATGTGCAACCGAAGTTGCCCCCGCTTAA
- the fmt gene encoding methionyl-tRNA formyltransferase: MSDLPKIVYFGSDAICLPGLRYLVEQGSQLCTLAAVVTQPDRRQGRGKKLQQNPVAAYASEQGIQLLQPDKPDAALAEWLRAESVALAFVMAYGHFLPKSVREAPTHGMLNFHGSLLPAYRGASPVETAIALGEQETGVCLMQIVKEMDAGDVADRESVRIESTDTSPIVRAKVGEAVVPLLQRDLAAALSGQLDFVPQDVSQTTFCRKISKEDGALDFNQSAAALDARLRAFTPWPGGYFDHRETRVKVGRCTVSASSSRAQPGTVVAVGDCVEVATAEGVVSLHELQRPGGRMLPAPDFLRGYPIEEGEVLASVASAPLLV, encoded by the coding sequence ATGTCTGATTTACCAAAAATCGTTTATTTCGGTTCCGATGCCATCTGTCTTCCGGGGCTGCGTTATCTAGTCGAGCAGGGCTCGCAGTTGTGCACGCTGGCGGCGGTCGTCACACAGCCCGACCGCCGGCAAGGGCGCGGTAAAAAGCTGCAGCAAAATCCCGTCGCGGCCTATGCCAGCGAGCAGGGCATCCAGCTCTTGCAGCCCGACAAGCCCGATGCCGCGCTGGCGGAGTGGTTGCGCGCGGAGTCGGTCGCGCTGGCTTTTGTGATGGCCTATGGGCACTTCTTGCCGAAGTCGGTGCGCGAAGCGCCCACACATGGTATGTTGAATTTTCACGGCTCCCTCTTGCCCGCCTATCGGGGCGCCTCGCCCGTCGAGACCGCCATCGCGCTCGGGGAGCAGGAGACCGGGGTCTGCCTGATGCAGATCGTGAAAGAAATGGATGCCGGTGATGTCGCCGACCGTGAATCTGTGCGAATTGAAAGCACCGACACCAGTCCCATCGTGCGCGCCAAGGTGGGGGAGGCCGTGGTGCCGCTGCTACAGCGCGACCTGGCTGCGGCGCTGAGCGGGCAGCTCGATTTTGTGCCCCAAGATGTGAGCCAGACTACTTTCTGTCGCAAAATATCGAAAGAAGATGGCGCGCTCGATTTTAATCAATCCGCAGCCGCTCTGGATGCGCGCTTGCGTGCCTTCACGCCCTGGCCGGGAGGCTACTTCGATCATCGGGAGACACGGGTGAAAGTGGGGCGCTGCACGGTATCCGCTAGTAGCAGTCGTGCGCAGCCGGGCACAGTGGTGGCAGTCGGTGACTGCGTCGAGGTGGCCACAGCTGAGGGGGTGGTTTCGCTGCATGAATTGCAACGTCCCGGGGGGCGCATGTTGCCCGCGCCGGATTTTCTGCGCGGCTATCCTATCGAAGAGGGCGAGGTCTTAGCCAGCGTGGCCAGTGCGCCTTTGTTGGTTTGA
- a CDS encoding 3'-5' exonuclease: protein MFETPIHVIDFEGSRQSGVVEYGYVTLQQGEIVASQTRICAPIGTITDIDRGQHGISEDRAAGEARFDAEWPLFARLRETGPFCAHNAAVEDGFLRAVWSYPRTSPNFSEPGQSTASWGPWLDTLYIYRSIYPQLEQHKLQVLITLFELQAALDAQAAVICPAERRHYHCALYDALASALLLRRLSEEPTLAEATLRWLFLQSSASDAARENMGQQELL, encoded by the coding sequence ATGTTCGAAACTCCCATCCATGTCATTGATTTTGAAGGCAGCCGCCAGAGCGGGGTCGTGGAATACGGCTACGTCACGCTGCAGCAGGGCGAGATTGTCGCTTCGCAGACACGGATCTGTGCGCCCATCGGCACGATCACTGACATCGACCGTGGACAACATGGCATCTCTGAAGACCGTGCTGCGGGCGAGGCACGTTTCGATGCGGAGTGGCCGCTCTTTGCGCGGCTGCGTGAGACGGGCCCCTTTTGCGCGCACAATGCTGCAGTGGAAGACGGCTTTTTGCGCGCGGTTTGGTCCTATCCGCGCACTTCGCCCAACTTTTCGGAGCCGGGGCAAAGCACCGCCAGTTGGGGCCCTTGGTTGGACACGCTCTACATCTACCGCAGTATTTATCCGCAGTTAGAGCAGCATAAGCTGCAGGTATTGATCACTTTGTTTGAGCTGCAAGCGGCGCTGGATGCGCAGGCCGCGGTGATTTGCCCGGCCGAGCGGCGTCATTATCATTGTGCGCTGTATGATGCGCTCGCCTCGGCCTTGCTCTTGCGTCGTCTCTCTGAGGAGCCGACACTGGCCGAGGCCACCTTGCGCTGGCTCTTTTTACAGAGCAGCGCCTCCGACGCCGCGCGCGAGAACATGGGCCAACAAGAACTCCTCTAG